A single window of Lutzomyia longipalpis isolate SR_M1_2022 chromosome 1, ASM2433408v1 DNA harbors:
- the LOC129786028 gene encoding guanine nucleotide-binding protein-like 1, whose protein sequence is MPQNRRKIAFSGKKKKAQLAERKQKKIVHANPFLLNKTLKEEASDDQSDKKGEGLEVQRINFQPGSDGRANRYAFHFYRESDKQLKEAREEARKPLNPVPREALETGDDFFLGYDFPQRPPWNFEMSKQKLEWNENKYFRDYMQNLEKIHYDEKKILSYCELNLETWRQLWRVLEISDMFLLIADIRFPTLMFPPSLYHYIRGELGKSMILVLNKIDLVAPEVVLAWKKYFEEKYPALHILTFTSFPSYNLRGPQGSSTGILIRRRRGKMRMAAEGAHEVYKAVSDIIGNTLDISSWEKKILEELNISDGDDEDEEVHTPDVHEEEKDLDFQKYVPHKNGILTIGCLGFPNVGKSSLMNALMGRKVVSVSRTPGHTKHFQTIFLTQNVRLCDCPGLVFPSSAPRCLQVLMGSYPIAQLREPYASIRYLCERVDLITLLGLKHEYHDPADGWSPIIVCDEWAIKRGFLTARVARPATYRSANHILRMALDGKFSLHLLPPDFIKNEAYWLDHPELKDIIAIQSKDPKLSEISFVNFTDSEDENEDSTDGEGDEQQDGETIPTTSNAFSVLLKADDA, encoded by the exons ATGCCTCAGAATCGTCGAAAAATTGCCTTTAgtgggaagaagaagaaagctcAACTTGCGGAACGGAAACAGAAGAAAATAG TTCATGCCAATCCATTCCTCCTGAATAAAACCTTAAAAGAGGAGGCATCTGATGATCAGTCTGACAAAAAGGGCGAGGGGTTGGAAGTACAGAGGATCAACTTCCAGCCTGGATCGGATGGACGTGCAAATAGGTATGCTTTTCACTTCTACCGGGAATCCGATAAGCAGCTGAAGGAGGCACGAGAGGAAGCGAGGAAACCCCTCAATCCCGTGCCGAGAGAAGCCCTCGAGACGGGAGATGATTTCTTCCTGGGATACGACTTCCCGCAGAGGCCACCGTGGAATTTTGAGATGTCCAAGCAGAAGCTCGaatggaatgaaaataaatacttCAGG GATTACATGCAAAATCTCGAGAAGATTCACTACGACGAGAAGAAGATTCTGAGCTATTGCGAATTGAATTTGGAGACTTGGCGTCAACTGTGGCGTGTCCTGGAGATTTCAGACATGTTCCTCCTCATTGCGGACATTCGCTTCCCAACGCTCATGTTTCCCCCGTCGCTGTATCACTACATCCGCGGGGAGCTGGGCAAGAGTATGATTCTTgtgctgaataaaattgatctCGTTGCTCCGGAAGTTGTTCTCGCGTGGAAGAAGTATTTCGAGGAGAAGTATCCAGCCCTGCACATCCTCACCTTCACGTCGTTCCCATCGTACAACCTGCGGGGGCCTCAGGGCTCCTCGACGGGGATTCTCATTCGACGACGGCGTGGGAAGATGCGAATGGCAGCTGAAGGGGCGCACGAGGTGTACAAGGCTGTCAGTGATATTATCGGCAATACCCTCGACATCTCCAGCtgggaaaagaaaatcctcgaGGAGCTCAACATAAGCGACGGGGATGACGAAGATGAGGAAGTCCATACGCCAGATGTGCACGAGGAGGAGAAAGATCTGGATTTCCAGAAGTACGTCCCTCACAAGAATGGAATCCTCACAATTGGCTGCCTTGGATTCCCAAATGTGGGAAAATCATCTCTCATGAATGCCCTCATGGGAAGGAAGGTTGTCAGTGTAAGCCGAACACCGGGGCACACAAAACACTTCCAGACAATCTTTCTGACACAGAATGTCCGGCTCTGTGACTGTCCGGGTTTGGTGTTCCCCTCATCGGCTCCACGATGCCTCCAAGTGCTAATGGGAAGCTATCCCATTGCCCAGCTGAGGGAGCCTTATGCTTCCATCCGGTACCTCTGTGAACGTGTTGATCTCATAACTTTGCTCGGTCTCAAGCATGAGTACCACGACCCAGCAGATGGATGGTCACCAATCATTGTCTGCGATGAATGGGCCATAAAGAGGGGCTTCCTGACAGCCAGAGTGGCACGACCTGCAACGTACCGAAGTGCAAATCACATCCTCCGAATGGCTCTAGATGGGAAATTCAGCCTCCACCTCCTGCCGCCGGACTTTATCAAAAATGAGGCATACTGGTTGGATCATCCGGAACTCAAAGACATCATTGCCATCCAGAGCAAGGATCCAAAGCTCAGTGAGATCAGCTTTGTCAACTTCACAGATTcggaggatgaaaatgagGACAGCACCGATGGCGAAGGGGATGAGCAGCAAGACGGAGAGACCATCCCAACGACGTCAAATGCATTCTCAGTATTGCTGAAAGCTGATGATGCTTAA
- the LOC129786139 gene encoding dnaJ homolog subfamily C member 17: protein MVDIKKFTDVDLYGLLGVEISASATEIRKAYRKKALDCHPDKNPDNPKAAELFHELAKALEILSDDSARAAYDKVLHARKAAELRNRQLDSKRKKLKADLEERERAASAEANKKKSYHTEAKSPEEELREEIERLRKEGSRLLEEEQELLRQQIHETLRSTTVWDSSQHRIKIKWNAAKGDTTNGGYSEEVLRKYLQKFGDIEAILVSTKKMGSAIVEFKTREASEMAIAYEKGNPENPMRLEWIGEPPKEKKSTTQTSSTVNERDYEDLVLRQMRQAEERKRLIDQMMKEEDQES, encoded by the exons atggttgatataaagaaattcacaGATGTTGATCTCTATGGATTGTTGGGTGTTGAAATCTCAGCATCAGCAACTGAG ATCCGGAAAGCATACCGGAAGAAAGCCCTCGATTGCCATCCGGACAAGAATCCCGATAATCCCAAAGCAGCCGAGTTATTTCATGAGCTAGCCAAGGCTCTAGAAATCTTGTCAGATGACTCAGCTAGGGCGGCTTATGACAAAGTTTTGCATGCTCGGAAGGCAGCCGAGCTGAGGAATCGTCAATTGGACAGCAAGCGGAAGAAGCTCAAAGCAGATCTCGAGGAACGTGAGAGGGCAGCCTCTGCTGAggcaaataagaaaaaatcctacCACACAGAGGCAAAATCACCAGAAGAGGAGCTTCGGGAGGAAATTGAGAGGCTCCGGAAAGAGGGATCGCGTTTACTGGAGGAAGAGCAGGAACTTCTTCGACAGCAAATCCATGAAACTCTCCGTAGTACAACTGTGTGGGATTCATCGCAGCACAGGATAAAGATCAAGTGGAATGCCGCCAAGGGGGACACGACGAATGGAGGCTACTCTGAGGAAGTTCTCCGGAAGTACCTTCAGAAGTTCGGGGATATTGAGGCAATCTTGGTGTCAACGAAGAAAATGGGAAGTGCTATTGTGGAATTCAAGACACGAGAAGCATCAGAGATGGCCATTGCGTACGAGAAGGGAAATCCAGAGAATCCCATGCGCCTGGAATGGATTGGAGAGCCGcccaaagagaagaaatcaaccACACAGACCTCCAGTACGGTCAATGAGAGGGATTATGAGGATCTCGTACTGCGGCAGATGCGTCAGGCAGAAGAACGGAAGAGATTAATAGACCAGATGATGAAAGAGGAGGACCAGGAGAGCTGA
- the LOC129786157 gene encoding general odorant-binding protein 71, which yields MSIKVKQSLLHIKGPVAEVGDSVRKMRSNVLLLLVGVIICVGFCALVEGLKCQTDDGPSEEDVKRVVRVCMRKIGEELDEENNDYEDNDQDTGQNNYRDRNRDHLRGRQGRYKRSGYRNSERSRSSGYGGGHSNNNNQTNYERRTEYDRSCLIHCFFQEMKMTNEDDFPDKHKVLYVLTKELRDRQLKDFFTDSIQECFHILEMDQRRDKCEFARNLIFCLGERAKTNCDDWNDNTVIF from the coding sequence ATGTCCATCAAAGTAAAACAATCTCTGCTCCATATAAAAGGCCCAGTTGCAGAAGTTGGTGATTCAGTGAGAAAAATGAGATCAAATGTTCTTCTTTTGCTTGTTGGAGTGATCATTTGTGTGGGCTTTTGTGCCCTTGTTGAGGGGCTCAAATGCCAGACGGATGATGGCCCCTCGGAGGAGGATGTGAAGAGAGTTGTGCGTGTCTGCATGAGGAAGATTGGAGAAGAATTGGACGAGGAGAACAATGACTACGAAGACAATGATCAGGATACTGGACAAAACAACTACCGGGACAGGAATCGGGATCATCTACGTGGACGACAGGGAAGATACAAACGCAGTGGTTATCGCAATTCAGAGAGGAGTCGCAGCAGTGGCTATGGTGGTGGACACAGTAACAACAACAACCAGACCAACTATGAGAGACGCACGGAGTACGATAGATCCTGCCTGATTCACTGCTTCTTCCAGGAAATGAAAATGACCAACGAGGATGACTTTCCAGACAAACACAAAGTCCTATATGTCCTCACCAAAGAGCTAAGGGATCGCCAGCTTAAGGATTTCTTCACTGACTCCATCCAGGAGTGCTTCCACATCCTGGAGATGGATCAGCGACGTGATAAATGTGAATTCGCCCGGAATCTCATCTTCTGCCTCGGAGAACGCGCTAAAACAAATTGTGACGACTGGAATGACAACACGGTTATATTCTAA
- the LOC129786151 gene encoding proteasome assembly chaperone 2, which produces MIKLTSSVDFTDGILIIPSVCVGNVAQLSADLIVETLKMQKVGILWHPAVIPIIGPPAYWRDNKDTTTTACELFTMDPEAKQKISVLQIRSPLVATLMQDFFDQLMDFIEKQKFKEVIILSSSYAHEKHLIEESPFEYSASDSFYGSHENKLTSLNWRRHSGQGFPHILGGGFASQLFRGLQDKKIATMMLFKYVSEGDNSPDAKQMTNKLNEFLDVLPTKEDGSARLTIPPSWKLLFGDAAPQSIY; this is translated from the coding sequence ATGATCAAGTTAACATCAAGTGTGGATTTCACGGATGGCATCCTCATAATTCCCAGTGTTTGTGTTGGGAATGTTGCACAGCTCTCAGCGGATTTGATTGTGGAGACACTGAAGATGCAGAAAGTTGGTATCCTCTGGCATCCGGCTGTGATTCCCATCATCGGACCACCAGCCTATTGGCGAGACAACAAGGATACCACCACAACAGCCTGTGAGCTCTTCACAATGGACCCAGAAGCGAAGCAGAAGATCTCCGTTCTGCAGATTCGGTCACCCCTTGTTGCCACACTGATGCAGGACTTCTTTGATCAACTCATGGATTTCATTGAGaagcaaaaattcaaggaagtCATCATCCTCAGCAGTAGCTATGCCCATGAGAAGCACCTCATTGAGGAGAGTCCTTTCGAATATAGCGCCTCAGATTCATTCTATGGCAGTCATGAGAATAAATTGACTTCCCTGAATTGGCGAAGGCATTCAGGTCAAGGATTTCCACACATTCTCGGCGGTGGATTTGCTTCTCAACTATTTCGGGGACTACAGGATAAGAAGATTGCAACAATGATGCTCTTCAAGTACGTGTCGGAGGGCGACAACTCCCCAGATGCCAAGCAAATGACCAATAAACTCAACGAGTTCCTCGATGTTCTACCCACAAAGGAGGATGGATCAGCACGCCTTACAATCCCACCGTCCTGGAAGCTTCTCTTTGGGGATGCAGCGCCACAGAGTATTTATTAA